The following nucleotide sequence is from Streptomyces brevispora.
CATCAGCCAGCCGACCCTGTCACGGGCCCTGGGCCGACTCGAGCGCAAACTCGGCGTGAAACTCTTCGACCGGCGCCAGAACAGGCTGCGGCTCAATCGATACGGTGCGGTCTTCCAGGCGCACGCCATGCGGGCCATGAACGAACTCGCCAAGGGAGAAGAACGGATCGCCACGATGGTCGATCCGGACCAGGGCCAGGTGTCCCTCGGCTTTCTGAACTCCTTCGGGGAGTGGCTGGTCCCGGACCTGGTGAACCGCTACCGGGAACTGACCCCGCGTGCGGTTTTCGAGCTGCGCGGCGGCGCGTCCGACGCGGTGGCGGACGACGTACGGCAGGGCCGCATCGACATCGGCTTCGTGGCTCCGGAGCCGGCCGCGGAGGACCTGGACTGGATTCCACTCGGCAGCCAGAGACTGTGCGTAGGGGTTCCCGAGGGCCACCGGTTCGCCGAACGCGAGTCCGTCACGCTCGCCGACCTGGAGGACGAGCCGATGGTCTCGCTCAAGGTCGGTTACGGCCTGCGGCACATCACCGAACGCCTTTGCCGACAGGCTGGGTTCACCCCGCGGTTCGTCATCGAGGTCACGGAGCTGTACACCCTGCCCCCGTTCGTCGCGGCCGGATGGGGCGTCGCCGTCGTTCCCGAACCGCAGCCGGGACAGCAGACACTGACTCCTGTCATCCTCATCGACGACCCTTCCGCGGTCCGGCCCTACGGAATGCTGACGCGCCAGGGCGGGCCTGCCGGGCAGGCCGCGCGTCGCTTCCTGGCATTCGCGGCGGCGCAGTCGAAACGCACGGGACTCGCTCAGGAGGCCGTCCCGCAGGCCGCCGGTGCCGCGGAGCGGCCCGGCTGACGAGCGGGCAACGGGAACGAAGTGGTGAAGGCACACAGCCGGGGACGGCTGTGTGCCTTTGCCGTGTCAGGGGCCGCATGGCCCGGATGGTCCGCATCTACCCTCCGTCCGGAAAGGCCGGCCACGACGGTGAGTCCGGCGGCACCACCGGGAGGCGGGAACCCCGCGAGGGACTGCCGCCCGATCGGGCGGCAGTCCCTCGCGGGGCGGAACATGTTTCAGGAGGCGCTGCGGTCGGCCATGTCCACGAATCCGCCCTGCAGGAAGATCAGCGGGGGGTTGGGAGCGCGCAGCTCCATCGCCTCGACACGGCCGACGACCTGATAGTGATCACCAATCAGATCGATCTTGGCCCGGGTGCATTCCAGGGTCACGATGGCATCCGACAGCAGCGGGACGCCGAGGCCGGACATGTGCCAGTCCACCCCTTCGAAACGGTCCTGGGAGCGGCGGGAGAAGGCCCGGCACAGCTCGCTCTGGGCATGCCCCAGGATGCTCACGCCGAAGTGGTCGGCCGCGTACAGGTGGGGCCAGGTCGACGATGCCTGATCGACGAAGAAGGCGATCAGCGGTGGGTCGAGGGAGACCGAGGTGAACGATCCGACGGTCATGCCCACCGGTCGTCCCGAGCGGCCGGTGGCGGTCACCACGGCCACGCTGGTGGGGACGTGCCCGAGGACACGCCGGTAGGCTGCCGCGTCGTCGATCGCCACGCGGCCGCTCGCGATGGGGGAAGTCTCAGTCATGGCAGGCATGTCACAGCTCGATCAGGTGGTCGTTGTTGCCCAGGAGTATGCGGCCGTAAGCCTCGCGGCCGATGCCCGAGGTGACGTGCGCGTGCCGGTTCGCGATCTCCGAGTCGCGCCAGATCCGGCTGATGACGTTGCTCTCCGCGAACGAGCCGGAGCCGTTGGCCGTCAGCAGGAAGCCGATGGCTTCCTTGCACAGGTCTGCGATGACGCCCGTGTCGTTGCGGATCCGGGCGCGGGTCTCCACGTCCGGACGCCGGCCCTCGGCGCTCGCCGTGTCGATGTCGTGTGCGACACGCTGCATGGCCAGTTCGGCGAGGTGGAGCTTGGTCGCGGCGCCGGCCACGTTGAGCTGGTGGGTGGGGGACAGGCGGGCCTGGCGGTAGGCCGTGTTCGTCACCGGCTTGTCACCCAGCTTGGCGCGGGTGATCTCGAGCGCGTGGCGGGCCATCCCGAGCTGAGGGGCGGCGAGGATGATCGACGCCACCGAGCCGAAGGGCCAGGTGGCAACCCTGTCCTCACGGTGTGAGGACAGCAGTTCGCCGTTGAACATGTTGTGCATGGGCTGGATCCGGTGGTCCGGGACGAACTGGTTGTCCACGACCACGGTGTCGCTGCCCGTGCCCTTGAGGCCGGTCACGAACCAGGAGGGCTCGATCCGGCAGGCGTCACGGGCGAAGAGCGCCATGGAGACCGGGTTCTCGTCGGGATTTTCACGCGGGATCAGGAGTCCCAGGGTGACCCAGTCCGCGGCGAAGGAACCTGAGGAGTACGGCCAGCGGCCGCTCACCACGTAGCCGCCCTCCACACGCTCGACCTGCGCGGTGGGGGCGAACGTGCCCGAGACGCGGGCGCGCGGGTTCGCACCGAAGACGTCCTGCTGGGCCTGGTCGGGGAAGGTGGACGCATAGCCGGCGGCCGACGAGAGCAGCGTGGTCACCCAGCCGGTGGAGCCGTCTCCGCGCGAGACCTCGGCCAGTGTCTCGAAGATCGTCGCTGCCGAAGCCTCCAGGCCGCCCAGGCGGGCGGGCACGAACAGTCGGAAGAGGTCGGCCCTGTCCAGCTCTTTGATCACCTCGGGCGCGATTCTTCTGCCCTCGGCGCCCTGATCGGCGTATTCGCGGATCACTGGCACCAGAGCCGTGGCGCGGGAGACGATCTCCGGATCCGGCCCAATGGTCGTGCGTGATCCGAGAATTGATTGTGTCACGGCTTCCTCCACAATGTGCGACGAGGCTGATGTCCGGGTAACGCCGGTCACCCAGCAGCATGCGGACTGATGGCGGCCCAGGGAAAGACCAGGAAGTTGGTGATGGCCATGTAATAGGCACATGGCATGGTGCGCCGCCCGTAAATCCAGGGGCACGGGCGTTATACGGGAAACGCATTACCGGGCGAATCTTTGCGTCATTGATGTGTGCGTTTCCCTGGGACACGCTGTGCGCAGCAGGTCACACCGACCTGTGCGGCTGCCGATGGTTCAGCCGGCGGAACGTCCTGGAGGAGTCCGGTGCTTTCAACGCAAGGGACGGAGACGAAGGTCGCCGTGGTGACCGGCGGAGCCGAAGGGCTCGGCGCCGAGATCGCGCACCGTCTCGCAAGCGAGGGGTTCGAGATCGCGCTGTTCGACCTCAACGGCGAGGGCCTCGAGTCCACAGCCGCCGCTATCCGCTCCGCGTTCCCCGGGCTTCGGGTACTGACCGTCGAGGCGGACCTCACGGACGCCGCACTCGTCTCGGACGCCTTCGCCGAGGTGGAACGTCACTTCGGCCGGGTCGATGTGCTGGTCAACTCGGCCGGAGGTAGCGGCACCAAGTCCGTCCACGACATCGAAGACCTCACGCCGGACATGTGGTCGAGGGTCCTGGACGCCAATGTGACCAGCGCGTTCCTGTGCAGCAGGATGGCGGTGCCGCTGATGCGCCGAAACGGCTTCGGACGCATCGTCAACTTCTCCTCGGCGGTGGCCGACGGCCTTGCCGGGCCTTCGGGCACGGTCGGAGCGCGCCTGCCGTACGCGGCGTCGAAGGCTGCGATCAACGGGTTCACGAAGCAGCTCGCGAAGGATCTGGGCAGCAGCGGCATCACGGTCAACGCGGTCTCGCCGGGACTGATTTTGCCGGAGTACGGCCGCGTGCGGCGCGTGTTCGAGGCGCTGCCGGAGGAGGCCCGGGCGGCCACCCGCACGGCGATCCCGGCGGGACGTACCGGCACCGGTGCAGAGATCGCCGGCACCGTCGCCTACCTCGTTTCCGCAGAGGCGGGGTTCACCTCCGGCTGCATTCTCAATGTCGACGGCGCTGCGTGAGCCGGGAGGAATGAAGATGCAGAACTACCCGCTGGTGCTGGTCCCCGCGCTCGGCGCGGACGAGCGCCTCTGGCAACCCGTCGTCGAGCGACTGTCCGGACACGTCGAATGCCAGGTGATCCGGGGCGAAGGCGCCTCGATCAAGGCGATGGCCGACAGTGTGCTGGAGAAGGCTCCGGAGGAGTTCCACCTCGCCGGTATTTCGATGGGCGGATACGTCTCGCTCGATGTCGTACTGCGCAACACCGGCCGGGTCCAGGGCCTCGCGCTGCTCAATTCCTCCGCAATCGCCGCGGAGCCGAAGCGCCGGGAGAACTCGCTGAAGGCCATCGCACTGGCGGAGTCCGGCGAGTTCGAGAAGGCGGCCGACCTGATCGCGGGCGCTGTGGCGCCCAACCGGCCCGACATCACCGCATTGGCAGGTCGGATGGTCCGCTCCCTGGGCGTGGAGGTCTTCAAGGACCAACAGCTGGCGGTCGCCGAGCGACTCGACCGGCGTCAGGAGCTGTCCACGATCGCTGTGCCGACGATGGTCCTGGTGGGAGACAGCGACGCGATCACCCCGCCGCACCTGGGTCAGGAGGTCGCCTCCGGGATTCCCGGCGCGCAACTGGTGACGCTCGAGGGCGTGGGGCACTTCTCCGCCCTCGAGGATCCCGACGGGGTCGTCTCCGCACTGCTCGGGTGGCTGCCGCGGAACGAAGGAGAGTGAGTCGCAGATGAAGTTCATCCATGAGACGCTCCCGCAGCGCGTCGTCTTCGCCCCCGGCGAAGCCCCGTCGGCCGTGGCGGCCGAGGTCGGGGCGCTCGGTGGCACGAAGGTGATGCTGATCGCCTCGGAGCAGGAGGCGGTCCTGGCCGCCCCGATCGCCGCGGCGGTTCCGGTCGCGTTGCGCCACGAAGACGTCGTGATGCATGTGCCGGTCGAGGTGGCCGCCCGCGCCCGTCAGGCCGCTGCCTCCTGCGGGGCGGATGTGATCGTCACGGTGGGGGGCGGCTCGACCACCGGACTGGGCAAGGCGGTGGCACTGACCACGGGACTGCCCGTCGTCGCGGTGCCGACGACGTACGCCGGCAGCGAGGCGACCGACGTGTGGGGTCTGACCGAGGGCGAGACCAAGCGCACCGGGGCCGACCCGAAGGTACTGCCGCGCTCCATCGTCTACGACGCCCACCTCCTCACGACCCTGCCCGGCGAGCTGACCGTGTCCAGCGGTCTGAACGCGCTGGCCCACTGCGTGGACTCGATGTGGGGGCCCCGCGCGGACCCCATCGACCGGGTGCTGGCACAGGAGGGCATCCACGGCCTCGCCGCGGGGTTGCCGCAGGTGGCGGGCGACTCGGCGTCGATCGAAGGGATCGAGAAGACGCTGTACGGCGCCTACCTGGCAGCGGTCGCGTTCGCCTCCGCCGGCTCGGGCCTGCACCACAAGATCTGCCATGTGCTCGGCGGCATGTTCAACCTGCCGCACGCACAGACCCACGCGGTCGTACTTCCGTACGTGCTGGCCTTCAACGCTCCTTACGCGCCTGAGGCCGAATCCCGGATAGCCCACGCGTTCGGCTCGGCGACGGCACGGGAGGGGCTGGCTGCACTGCGCGACGCCCTGGGCGCGCCACGGGCGTTGAGGGACTACGGCATGCCCGCCGACGGCATCGCCAAGGCCGTCGGCCCCATTCTGAAGGCCGTCCCGGCCAACAACCCCGCGCCGGTGACTCCGGCGGACATCACCGCCCTGCTGCAGGCAGCATGGTCCGGAGAGGAGCCGGCATGACCGGCACCGGCGAGTCCTCGGCCACCGAGGGCGTCGGCGTGGAGCAGAGCCGGCGCGAGGAAGAGCTGATCGAGCGCGTGGTGCGCTCCTTCGACACCTGTGCCGATCCGCGGCTCAAGGAGCTCATGACCGCGCTCGTCCAGCACGTCCACGCCTTCATCCGGGAAACGCGCCTGACCGGGGCCGAATGGAACAAGGCGATCGAGTTCCTCACGGCCACCGGCCACATCACCGATGACAAACGGCAGGAGTTCATCCTGCTCTCCGACGTGCTCGGCGCTTCGATGCAGACCATCGCGGTCAACAACGAGATCTACCGGAATGCCACCGAGGCGACCGTGTGGGGCCCGTTCTTCGTCGAGGGCTCCCCGGAGATCCCGCTGGGCGGCGACATGTCGTTCGGCGCGGTCGGGCAGCCGTGCTGGGTCGAGGGCACCGTCACCGACACCGACGGCACCCCGGTTCCCGGCGCGCTGGTGGAGGTGTGGGAGGCCGACGAGGACGGCCTGTACGACGTGCAGTACACGGACGACCGCACTGCCGCACGCGCCCACTTCTACACCGACGATCAGGGCAGCTACCGCTTCTGGGGCATCACGCCGACCCCGTACCCGATTCCGCACGACGGCCCGGTCGGACGGCTGCTGCAGGCCGTCGGCCGGTCCCCGATGCGCACTTCCCACCTGCATTTCCTCGTTCGCGTACCCGGCTACCGGGAGCTGGTCACGCACATCTTCGTGCGCGGTGACGAACTCCTCGACAAGGACAGCGTTTTCGGCGTGAAGGAGTCGCTGGTCAAGGACTTCGAGGAACAGCCGGCCGGAACACCCACGCCGGACGGCAGGGTCGTCGACGGCACCTGGTCGAAGGTCCGCTTCGACATCGTGCTCGCGCCGGCCGAGGCCTGAGCAAGCGATCCGCCCGGGGCCGGCACCCCGGGCACGAACGAAATGACAAAGGAGTCTCTCGCCATGATCAAAGTGACAGTCGATTTCGACCGGTGCGATGCCAACGGCACGTGTGCCGCACTGATGCCGGACGTGTTCCGCATCGGTGACGAAGGCCTGCTCGAGCAGCTGACGACCGAGGTGGACCCCGGGCGTGAGGCCGAGCTCGAAGAGGTCATCATGTGCTGCCCCGTCGGTGCGATCGCCCGCGGATGACTGCCGTGACTCCCATGAACGCGACAGCGACTTTTGATCCGTTCTCGCCCGACGCCGGCACGCACCAGGGCGGTGCGCTCGACGGCCATGCCCTCGTACAGGGCGACTACGGCACCG
It contains:
- a CDS encoding flavin reductase family protein yields the protein MTETSPIASGRVAIDDAAAYRRVLGHVPTSVAVVTATGRSGRPVGMTVGSFTSVSLDPPLIAFFVDQASSTWPHLYAADHFGVSILGHAQSELCRAFSRRSQDRFEGVDWHMSGLGVPLLSDAIVTLECTRAKIDLIGDHYQVVGRVEAMELRAPNPPLIFLQGGFVDMADRSAS
- a CDS encoding maleylacetate reductase, with translation MKFIHETLPQRVVFAPGEAPSAVAAEVGALGGTKVMLIASEQEAVLAAPIAAAVPVALRHEDVVMHVPVEVAARARQAAASCGADVIVTVGGGSTTGLGKAVALTTGLPVVAVPTTYAGSEATDVWGLTEGETKRTGADPKVLPRSIVYDAHLLTTLPGELTVSSGLNALAHCVDSMWGPRADPIDRVLAQEGIHGLAAGLPQVAGDSASIEGIEKTLYGAYLAAVAFASAGSGLHHKICHVLGGMFNLPHAQTHAVVLPYVLAFNAPYAPEAESRIAHAFGSATAREGLAALRDALGAPRALRDYGMPADGIAKAVGPILKAVPANNPAPVTPADITALLQAAWSGEEPA
- a CDS encoding intradiol ring-cleavage dioxygenase; this encodes MTGTGESSATEGVGVEQSRREEELIERVVRSFDTCADPRLKELMTALVQHVHAFIRETRLTGAEWNKAIEFLTATGHITDDKRQEFILLSDVLGASMQTIAVNNEIYRNATEATVWGPFFVEGSPEIPLGGDMSFGAVGQPCWVEGTVTDTDGTPVPGALVEVWEADEDGLYDVQYTDDRTAARAHFYTDDQGSYRFWGITPTPYPIPHDGPVGRLLQAVGRSPMRTSHLHFLVRVPGYRELVTHIFVRGDELLDKDSVFGVKESLVKDFEEQPAGTPTPDGRVVDGTWSKVRFDIVLAPAEA
- a CDS encoding acyl-CoA dehydrogenase family protein → MTQSILGSRTTIGPDPEIVSRATALVPVIREYADQGAEGRRIAPEVIKELDRADLFRLFVPARLGGLEASAATIFETLAEVSRGDGSTGWVTTLLSSAAGYASTFPDQAQQDVFGANPRARVSGTFAPTAQVERVEGGYVVSGRWPYSSGSFAADWVTLGLLIPRENPDENPVSMALFARDACRIEPSWFVTGLKGTGSDTVVVDNQFVPDHRIQPMHNMFNGELLSSHREDRVATWPFGSVASIILAAPQLGMARHALEITRAKLGDKPVTNTAYRQARLSPTHQLNVAGAATKLHLAELAMQRVAHDIDTASAEGRRPDVETRARIRNDTGVIADLCKEAIGFLLTANGSGSFAESNVISRIWRDSEIANRHAHVTSGIGREAYGRILLGNNDHLIEL
- a CDS encoding alpha/beta fold hydrolase, which gives rise to MQNYPLVLVPALGADERLWQPVVERLSGHVECQVIRGEGASIKAMADSVLEKAPEEFHLAGISMGGYVSLDVVLRNTGRVQGLALLNSSAIAAEPKRRENSLKAIALAESGEFEKAADLIAGAVAPNRPDITALAGRMVRSLGVEVFKDQQLAVAERLDRRQELSTIAVPTMVLVGDSDAITPPHLGQEVASGIPGAQLVTLEGVGHFSALEDPDGVVSALLGWLPRNEGE
- a CDS encoding LysR family transcriptional regulator gives rise to the protein MSRKTWRAMELRELEWFNTLAETENMTAASARLNISQPTLSRALGRLERKLGVKLFDRRQNRLRLNRYGAVFQAHAMRAMNELAKGEERIATMVDPDQGQVSLGFLNSFGEWLVPDLVNRYRELTPRAVFELRGGASDAVADDVRQGRIDIGFVAPEPAAEDLDWIPLGSQRLCVGVPEGHRFAERESVTLADLEDEPMVSLKVGYGLRHITERLCRQAGFTPRFVIEVTELYTLPPFVAAGWGVAVVPEPQPGQQTLTPVILIDDPSAVRPYGMLTRQGGPAGQAARRFLAFAAAQSKRTGLAQEAVPQAAGAAERPG
- a CDS encoding ferredoxin — translated: MIKVTVDFDRCDANGTCAALMPDVFRIGDEGLLEQLTTEVDPGREAELEEVIMCCPVGAIARG
- a CDS encoding SDR family NAD(P)-dependent oxidoreductase, whose protein sequence is MLSTQGTETKVAVVTGGAEGLGAEIAHRLASEGFEIALFDLNGEGLESTAAAIRSAFPGLRVLTVEADLTDAALVSDAFAEVERHFGRVDVLVNSAGGSGTKSVHDIEDLTPDMWSRVLDANVTSAFLCSRMAVPLMRRNGFGRIVNFSSAVADGLAGPSGTVGARLPYAASKAAINGFTKQLAKDLGSSGITVNAVSPGLILPEYGRVRRVFEALPEEARAATRTAIPAGRTGTGAEIAGTVAYLVSAEAGFTSGCILNVDGAA